The window CCGATCGTTCTTTTTCAGCGCCTCAAGCAACGCCTTGTGCTCGGCCTGCTTGCGCTTTTCGGGACGCATCATCATGAAATAAAACAGCACAAAAATCAGCACCAGCGGAAACAACATGGTCAAAATGTTTCCCGGCTGCTGCTGTTGTTGTGCAGCGGCGCCGCCGTTTGCGGCATCGTCGGCCAGGAGCAATAAAAAACTACAAATGCCGGCTAACACAGGGTTCCCCAAGATTGCGTTTCATGGAATTCGCTCCGCACCGCGGGCGAATTGCATATCTTAAACTCTTGCGGCGCATA of the Pirellulales bacterium genome contains:
- the yajC gene encoding preprotein translocase subunit YajC: MLAGICSFLLLLADDAANGGAAAQQQQQPGNILTMLFPLVLIFVLFYFMMMRPEKRKQAEHKALLEALKKNDRVVTIGGIYGVVANVQRESDRVTIKVDEANNTKIDVTFGAIARVVSDQSETEAK